From the genome of Triticum aestivum cultivar Chinese Spring chromosome 3B, IWGSC CS RefSeq v2.1, whole genome shotgun sequence, one region includes:
- the LOC123067309 gene encoding disease resistance RPP13-like protein 4, protein MRSSNLVEPNLVGKEIIHASRKLVNFVVAHKDNKPYKLAIVGTGGVGKTTLAQKIYNDQQIKGSFKIHAWICVSQDYNEVTLLKEVLVNIGVHDEQGETKGELPKKLAETIEGKSFFLVLDDVWKSIVWTDLLRTPLHGTSAGVLLVTTRDDQITKRIGVHHTHRVDPMSVDVGWELLWKSMNVNEEKDVQNLRNLGIEIVHKCGHLPLAIKVTSSALVNRDLTENEWKRFFGKYAGSRCMFSNEIEGALYLSYDELPHSLKQCFLYCALYIEHSVIRRGEVTRLWLAEGFVEEQQG, encoded by the coding sequence ATGAGAAGTTCCAACCTTGTTGAGCCAAACCTTGTGGGGAAAGAGATCATACATGCTAGCAGGAAGTTGGTGAACTTTGTTGTTGCTCACAAGGACAATAAACCTTACAAGCTTGCTATTGTTGGAACTGGAGGAGTTGGTAAGACAACACTAGCTCAGAAAATATACAATGACCAACAGATAAAGGGAAGCTTCAAAATTCATGCATGGATTTGTGTTTCGCAAGACTACAATGAAGTTACTCTTCTAAAAGAGGTTCTCGTGAATATTGGTGTGCATGATGAGCAAGGTGAAACCAAAGGAGAGCTACCGAAAAAGCTTGCAGAAACAATCGAAGGCAAGAGTTTCTTTCTCGTTCTAGATGATGTGTGGAAGTCTATTGTTTGGACAGATTTACTAAGAACTCCATTACATGGGACATCTGCGGGAGTACTATTGGTAACCACAAGAGATGATCAAATTACAAAGAGAATAGGTGTACACCATACTCATCGAGTTGATCCCATGTCAGTAGACGTGGGATGGGAGCTACTTTGGAAGAGCATGAACGTTAATGAAGAGAAAGATGTGCAGAATTTAAGAAACTTAGGGATTGAGATTGTGCATAAATGTGGCCACCTGCCTCTTGCAATCAAGGTTACATCTAGTGCTTTGGTAAACAGAGATCTAACGGAGAATGAGTGGAAACGGTTTTTTGGCAAATATGCTGGCTCCCGGTGCATGTTCTCTAATGAAATAGAAGGAGCTTTATATCTAAGTTATGATGAGTTACCACATAGTCTGAAGCAGTGTTTCCTTTATTGTGCTTTGTACATTGAACATTCTGTCATTCGCCGTGGTGAAGTTACCCGGTTATGGTTAGCTGAAGGATTCGTCGAGGAGCAACAAGGCTAA